Proteins encoded by one window of Taeniopygia guttata chromosome 1A, bTaeGut7.mat, whole genome shotgun sequence:
- the NAP1L1 gene encoding nucleosome assembly protein 1-like 1 isoform X1, with product MADIDNKEQSELDQQDMEDVEEVEEEETGEDANSKARQLTVQMMQNPQILAALQERLDGLVGTSAGYVESLPKVVKRRVNALKNLQVQCAQIEAKFYEEVHELERKYAALYQPLFDKRSEIINAIYEPTEEECEWKADVDEEISDEMKEKAKLEEEKKDEEKEDPKGIPEFWLTVFKNVDLLSDMVQEHDEPILKYLKDIKVKFSEVGQPMSFTLEFHFEPNDYFTNEVLTKTYRMRSEPDDSDPFSFDGPEIMGCTGCQIDWKKGKNVTLKTIKKKQKHKGRGTVRTVTKTVSNDSFFNFFSPPEVPESGDLDDDSEAILAADFEIGHFLRERIVPRSVLYFTGEAIEDDDDDYDEEGEEADDEEGEEEADEENDPDYEPKKDQNPAECKQQ from the exons ATGGCAGACATAGACAA CAAAGAACAGTCTGAACTTGATCAGCAGGACATGGAAGATGTTGAAGAagtagaagaagaagaaactgGTGAAGATGCCAACAGCAAAG CTCGGCAGTTGACTGTGCAGATGATGCAAAATCCTCAGATTCTTGCAGCCCTTCAGGAAAGACTTGATGGTTTGGTAGGAACATCTGCAGGATATGTAGAAAG CTTGCCTAAAGTTGTTAAAAGACGTGTGAATGCTCTCAAGAACCTTCAAGTTCAGTGTGCACAGATAGAAGCAAAGTTCTATGAGGAAGTTCATGAGCTGGAAAGAAAGTATGCTGCTCTCTATCAGCCCTTATTTGACAAG AGAAGTGAAATCATCAATGCCATTTATGAGCCTACAGAAGAAGAATGTGAATGGAAAGCAGATGTTGACGAAGAAATTTCA gatgaaatgaaagagaaagctaagcttgaagaagaaaaaaaagatgaagaaaaagaagaccCTAAAGGAATCCCTGAGTTTTGGCTGACAGTATTCAAGAATGTGGACTTGCTCAGTGATATGGTTCAG GAACATGATGAACCTatcctgaaatatttaaaagatataAAAGTGAAATTTTCAGAAGTTGGACAGCCTATG AGTTTCACATTAGAATTTCATTTTGAACCAAATGACTACTTCACAAATGAAGTGTTGACAAAGACGTATAGAATGAGGTCAGAGCCAGATGATTCTGATCCCTTTTCCTTTGATGGACCAGAAATCATGGGTTGTACAGG TTGCCAAATAgactggaaaaaaggaaagaatgtTACTTTGAAAACCATTAAGAAGAAGCAAAAACATAAGGGCCGTGGAACAGTCAGGACGGTGACAAAAACTGTTTCCAATGACTCTTTCTTCAACTTCTTCAGTCCTCCTGAAG TTCCTGAAAGTGGAGACCTG GATGATGATTCCGAGGCAATTCTTGCTGCAGACTTTGAAATAGGTCATTTCTTGCGTGAACGTATAGTCCCCCGGTCAGTACTGTACTTCACTGGAGAAGCCATcgaagatgatgatgatgac taTGATGAAGAAGGTGAAGAGGCAGATGATGAG gagggagaagaagaagcagatGAAGAAAATGATCCTGATTATGAACCAAAA AAGGATCAAAACCCAGCAGAATGCAAGCAGCAGTGA
- the NAP1L1 gene encoding nucleosome assembly protein 1-like 1 isoform X2, whose amino-acid sequence MADIDNKEQSELDQQDMEDVEEVEEEETGEDANSKARQLTVQMMQNPQILAALQERLDGLVGTSAGYVESLPKVVKRRVNALKNLQVQCAQIEAKFYEEVHELERKYAALYQPLFDKRSEIINAIYEPTEEECEWKADVDEEISDEMKEKAKLEEEKKDEEKEDPKGIPEFWLTVFKNVDLLSDMVQEHDEPILKYLKDIKVKFSEVGQPMSFTLEFHFEPNDYFTNEVLTKTYRMRSEPDDSDPFSFDGPEIMGCTGCQIDWKKGKNVTLKTIKKKQKHKGRGTVRTVTKTVSNDSFFNFFSPPEVPESGDLDDDSEAILAADFEIGHFLRERIVPRSVLYFTGEAIEDDDDDYDEEGEEADDEKDQNPAECKQQ is encoded by the exons ATGGCAGACATAGACAA CAAAGAACAGTCTGAACTTGATCAGCAGGACATGGAAGATGTTGAAGAagtagaagaagaagaaactgGTGAAGATGCCAACAGCAAAG CTCGGCAGTTGACTGTGCAGATGATGCAAAATCCTCAGATTCTTGCAGCCCTTCAGGAAAGACTTGATGGTTTGGTAGGAACATCTGCAGGATATGTAGAAAG CTTGCCTAAAGTTGTTAAAAGACGTGTGAATGCTCTCAAGAACCTTCAAGTTCAGTGTGCACAGATAGAAGCAAAGTTCTATGAGGAAGTTCATGAGCTGGAAAGAAAGTATGCTGCTCTCTATCAGCCCTTATTTGACAAG AGAAGTGAAATCATCAATGCCATTTATGAGCCTACAGAAGAAGAATGTGAATGGAAAGCAGATGTTGACGAAGAAATTTCA gatgaaatgaaagagaaagctaagcttgaagaagaaaaaaaagatgaagaaaaagaagaccCTAAAGGAATCCCTGAGTTTTGGCTGACAGTATTCAAGAATGTGGACTTGCTCAGTGATATGGTTCAG GAACATGATGAACCTatcctgaaatatttaaaagatataAAAGTGAAATTTTCAGAAGTTGGACAGCCTATG AGTTTCACATTAGAATTTCATTTTGAACCAAATGACTACTTCACAAATGAAGTGTTGACAAAGACGTATAGAATGAGGTCAGAGCCAGATGATTCTGATCCCTTTTCCTTTGATGGACCAGAAATCATGGGTTGTACAGG TTGCCAAATAgactggaaaaaaggaaagaatgtTACTTTGAAAACCATTAAGAAGAAGCAAAAACATAAGGGCCGTGGAACAGTCAGGACGGTGACAAAAACTGTTTCCAATGACTCTTTCTTCAACTTCTTCAGTCCTCCTGAAG TTCCTGAAAGTGGAGACCTG GATGATGATTCCGAGGCAATTCTTGCTGCAGACTTTGAAATAGGTCATTTCTTGCGTGAACGTATAGTCCCCCGGTCAGTACTGTACTTCACTGGAGAAGCCATcgaagatgatgatgatgac taTGATGAAGAAGGTGAAGAGGCAGATGATGAG AAGGATCAAAACCCAGCAGAATGCAAGCAGCAGTGA